One stretch of Macaca nemestrina isolate mMacNem1 chromosome 17, mMacNem.hap1, whole genome shotgun sequence DNA includes these proteins:
- the LOC105476879 gene encoding LIM/homeobox protein Lhx1 encodes MVHCAGCKRPILDRFLLNVLDRAWHVKCVQCCECKCNLTEKCFSREGKLYCKNDFFRCFGTKCAGCAQGISPSDLVRRARSKVFHLNCFTCMMCNKQLSTGEELYIIDENKFVCKEDYLSNSSVAKENSLHSATTGSDPSLSPDSQDPSQDDAKDSESANVSDKEGGSNENDDQNLGAKRRGPRTTIKAKQLETLKAAFAATPKPTRHIREQLAQETGLNMRVIQVWFQNRRSKERRMKQLSALGARRHAFFRSPRRMRPLVDRLEPGELIPNGPFSFYGDYQSEYYGPGGNYDFFPQGPPSSQAQTPVDLPFVPSSGPSGTPLGGLEHPLPGHHPSSEAQRFTDILAHPPGDSPSPEPSLPGPLHSMSAEVFGPSPPFSSLSVNGGASYGNHLSHPPEMNEAAVW; translated from the exons ATGGTTCACTGTGCCGGCTGCAAAAGGCCCATCCTGGACCGCTTTCTCTTGAACGTGCTGGACAGGGCCTGGCACGTCAAGTGCGTCCAGTGTTGTGAATGTAAATGCAACCTGACCGAGAAGTGCTTCTCCAGGGAAGGCAAACTCTATTGCAAGAACGACTTCTTCCG GTGTTTCGGTACCAAATGCGCAGGCTGCGCGCAGGGCATCTCCCCTAGCGACCTGGTGCGGAGAGCGCGGAGCAAAGTGTTTCACCTGAACTGCTTCACCTGCATGATGTGTAACAAGCAGCTCTCCACTGGCGAGGAGCTCTACATCATCGACGAGAATAAGTTTGTCTGCAAAGAGGATTACCTAAGTAACAGCAGTGTTGCCAAAGAGAACAGCCTTCACTCGG CCACCACGGGCAGTGACCCCAGTTTGTCTCCGGATTCCCAAGACCCGTCGCAGGACGACGCCAAGGACTCGGAGAGCGCCAACGTGTCAGACAAGGAAGGGGGTAGCAACGAAAATGACGACCAGAACCTGGGCGCCAAGCGGCGGGGACCGCGCACCACCATCAAAGCCAAGCAGCTGGAGACGCTGAAGGCCGCCTTCGCTGCTACACCCAAGCCCACCCGCCACATCCGCGAGCAGCTGGCGCAGGAGACCGGCCTCAACATGCGCGTCATTCAG GTCTGGTTCCAGAACCGGCGCTCCAAAGAGCGGAGGATGAAGCAGCTGAGCGCGCTGGGCGCCCGGCGCCACGCCTTTTTCCGCAGTCCGCGCCGGATGCGGCCGCTGGTGGACCGCCTGGAGCCCGGCGAGCTCATCCCCAACGGCCCCTTCTCCTTCTACGGAG ATTACCAGAGCGAGTACTACGGGCCCGGGGGCAACTACGACTTCTTCCCGCAAGGCCCCCCGTCCTCGCAGGCCCAGACGCCAGTGGACCTACCCTTCGTGCCGTCGTCTGGGCCGTCCGGGACGCCCCTGGGTGGCCTGGAGCACCCTCTGCCGGGCCACCACCCGTCGAGCGAGGCGCAGCGGTTCACCGACATCCTGGCGCACCCACCCGGCGACTCGCCCAGCCCCGAGCCCAGCCTGCCCGGGCCTCTGCACTCCATGTCGGCCGAGGTCTTTGGGCCTAGCCCGCCCTTCTCGTCGCTGTCGGTCAACGGTGGGGCAAGCTACGGGAATCACCTGTCCCACCCCCCCGAAATGAACGAGGCGGCCGTGTGGTAG